The bacterium genome contains a region encoding:
- a CDS encoding MAPEG family protein, with the protein MNIPFLCVALAFLLLYLTKIPVAVAMGRSKGGYDNRHPRDQQAALLGWGRRAVAAHQNAFEAFAPFAAAVLTAHAAGADPIWSARLAILFVIARVVYTGLYLADWASLRSTIWMIGVLCTAGLFYLAIFR; encoded by the coding sequence ATGAATATCCCCTTCCTCTGCGTCGCTCTGGCTTTCCTCCTGCTCTATCTCACCAAGATTCCGGTGGCGGTGGCGATGGGCCGCTCCAAGGGCGGTTATGACAACCGCCATCCCCGCGATCAGCAAGCCGCTCTGCTCGGCTGGGGCCGGCGAGCGGTCGCGGCCCACCAAAACGCCTTCGAAGCCTTCGCCCCTTTCGCGGCGGCGGTCCTGACCGCCCATGCCGCCGGCGCCGATCCGATCTGGAGCGCCCGGCTGGCCATTCTCTTCGTCATCGCCCGGGTGGTTTACACCGGCCTCTACCTTGCCGATTGGGCCAGCCTGCGAAGCACGATCTGGATGATCGGCGTCCTTTGCACCGCCGGACTTTTCTACCTCGCGATTTTCCGCTGA